The proteins below are encoded in one region of Peribacillus muralis:
- the pdaB gene encoding polysaccharide deacetylase family sporulation protein PdaB, whose product MKFFMVLQARNIKFYSLILLTALFTAWFLFVQNILHAPVFSTEDGPKAVYKGEKNVAITFNIGWGDEKAEPIIETLKKENIKSATFFLSGSWAERHPDIVAQIVKDGYEIGMLGYDYKDYSEMDDQEIIRDISKAQEAFKKLNVKNIELLRAPTGHFDKRLLKISDNFGYTVVHWSIDSKDWTNPGVERIVQNINKAQKGDIILLHASDSAKQTNKALPELLDELRAKNLTFVNVSEMISNSSASSEEIR is encoded by the coding sequence ATGAAATTTTTCATGGTGCTTCAAGCAAGGAACATCAAATTTTATTCGTTAATTTTACTCACGGCACTGTTTACCGCTTGGTTCCTATTTGTACAAAACATACTACATGCTCCTGTTTTTTCTACTGAGGATGGACCAAAAGCGGTTTATAAAGGAGAGAAGAATGTTGCGATAACATTCAATATTGGCTGGGGTGATGAAAAGGCGGAACCGATAATAGAAACTTTAAAGAAGGAGAACATTAAATCTGCCACTTTTTTTCTTTCAGGTTCTTGGGCTGAGCGTCACCCTGATATCGTAGCCCAAATCGTAAAAGATGGATATGAAATCGGTATGCTTGGTTACGATTATAAGGATTATTCCGAAATGGACGATCAAGAAATCATTCGGGATATTTCTAAAGCCCAGGAAGCATTTAAAAAGCTTAATGTAAAAAATATAGAGCTTCTCAGGGCACCAACCGGTCATTTCGATAAACGTCTCTTAAAGATCAGTGATAATTTTGGATATACTGTAGTCCATTGGAGCATTGATTCAAAGGATTGGACAAATCCGGGAGTGGAACGAATCGTCCAGAATATCAACAAGGCACAAAAGGGCGATATCATCTTATTGCATGCTTCCGACTCGGCAAAACAAACGAACAAGGCACTTCCGGAGTTATTGGATGAGCTTCGCGCAAAAAATTTGACCTTCGTTAACGTGTCGGAGATGATATCCAACTCATCCGCAAGCAGTGAGGAAATCCGCTAA
- a CDS encoding KinB-signaling pathway activation protein, with translation MNSRNLVKLFFTTLLIGGITGGVVGFLARWGEFKPYFSSFEVSSILSTFIWLFGVGLIFSVISQAGFFAYLTIHRFGLGIFKSAYLWNAVQIVLILFVVFDLVYLRYLNFGSGEGISSYIVLALIVLAAALLTAFFKMKQTNGRSFIPALFFMVVFTVLEWLPVLNSNDEGWLYFMLFPLLVCNAYQLLVLSKLIERSQKELAGKRAQKKAQIKGAKMKAGELGKGS, from the coding sequence ATGAACAGCCGTAATTTAGTTAAATTGTTTTTTACGACATTGCTTATCGGCGGTATAACCGGGGGAGTTGTAGGTTTTTTGGCTCGATGGGGTGAGTTTAAGCCTTATTTTTCTTCTTTTGAAGTCAGTAGCATCCTTTCAACCTTTATTTGGTTATTCGGTGTTGGATTAATATTCAGTGTTATAAGCCAAGCGGGCTTTTTTGCGTATTTAACGATACATCGATTCGGTCTAGGGATTTTTAAAAGCGCTTACCTATGGAATGCCGTGCAAATTGTACTCATCCTTTTTGTTGTATTCGATTTAGTTTACCTGCGGTACCTTAATTTTGGATCGGGTGAGGGAATCAGCTCCTATATCGTGCTAGCCTTGATTGTGTTAGCTGCCGCGTTACTTACGGCCTTTTTCAAAATGAAGCAAACGAATGGACGATCATTCATTCCCGCTTTATTTTTCATGGTCGTATTCACGGTTTTGGAGTGGTTGCCTGTCCTGAATTCAAATGATGAAGGCTGGCTTTACTTCATGCTGTTTCCCCTGCTGGTCTGCAATGCTTATCAATTATTGGTCCTAAGCAAATTGATCGAGCGTTCACAGAAGGAATTGGCAGGTAAAAGAGCGCAGAAGAAAGCTCAAATAAAGGGAGCAAAAATGAAGGCGGGCGAATTGGGGAAAGGCAGCTAA